The proteins below come from a single Gossypium raimondii isolate GPD5lz chromosome 2, ASM2569854v1, whole genome shotgun sequence genomic window:
- the LOC105788708 gene encoding metal-nicotianamine transporter YSL3: MNMEEMKEIEGVERQDSEEMNNEQEELKRIAPWMKQITIRGLVASLLIGIIYSVIVMKLNLTTGLVPNLNASAALLAFVFIRSWTKLLQKAGIVSTPFTRQENTIIQTCAVACYSIAVGGGFGSYLLGLNRKTYEQAGIGTEGNNPWSIKEPGIGWMVGFLFVSCFVGLLALVPLRKIMIIDYKLSYPSGTATAVLINGFHTPKGDKIAKKQVHGFVNFFSLSFLWAFFQWFYAGGDKCGFAQFPTFGLKAWKNSFYFDFSMTYIGAGMICSHLVNLSLLLGAVLSWGVMWPLIGGLKGEWFPATLPESSMKSLNGYKVFISIALILGDGLYNFLKILFLIARGIHTNVNVRSLKIFSHEQKQQQIDLQRNELFVRENIPIWVACAGYTIFSIISIVVIPLMFPELKWYYIVVAYILAPSLSFCNAYGAGLTDMNMAYNYGKVALFVLAAMSGKENGVVAGLVGCGLIKSIVSISSDLMHDFKTGHLTLTSPRTMLVSQAIGTAIGCVVAPLTFFLFYKAFDVGNPDGEYKAPYALIYRNMAILGVQGFSALPHHCLQLCYGFFAFAIAANLLRDFSPKNIGKWVPLPMAMAVPFLVGAYFAIDMCVGSLVVFAWHKLNGKKADLMVPAVASGLICGDGLWLLPSSILALFKVRPPICMSFFAST, encoded by the exons ATGAACATGGAAGAGATGAAGGAGATTGAGGGAGTTGAGAGACAAGATTCAGAAGAGATGAACAATGAACAAGAGGAGTTGAAGAGGATTGCTCCCTGGATGAAACAGATAACCATTCGAGGACTGGTTGCTAGCCTTCTTATTGGGATCATATACAGTGTGATAGTAATGAAACTCAACCTCACAACAGGGCTAGTACCCAACCTCAATGCCTCGGCTGCTCTTCTTGCCTTTGTATTTATTAGGTCTTGGACGAAGCTGCTTCAAAAGGCTGGAATTGTTTCAACTCCATTTACCCGACAAGAGAATACCATAATTCAGACCTGTGCGGTTGCTTGTTATAGTATTGCTGTTGGAG GTGGTTTTGGGTCTTATCTATTGGGTTTAAACAGGAAGACATATGAGCAAGCAGGCATTGGTACAGAAGGCAATAATCCTTGGAGCATCAAGGAACCTGGGATTGGTTGGATGGTTGGTTTTCTCTTTGTGAGCTGCTTTGTTGGTCTTCTGGCATTAGTTCCACTGAGAAAG ATCATGATAATTGACTACAAGTTGTCTTATCCAAGTGGAACTGCTACTGCTGTTCTCATTAATGGATTTCATACTCCTAAAGGAGACAAGATAGCTAA GAAGCAGGTTCATGGGTTTGtgaatttcttttctcttagtTTCCTCTGGGCCTTCTTCCAGTGGTTTTATGCCGGTGGAGATAAATGCGGATTTGCTCAGTTTCCTACATTTGGTTTGAAAGCATGGAAAAATTC GTTTTACTTTGATTTCAGCATGACTTACATAGGAGCAGGAATGATATGTTCACATCTTGTAAATTTATCTTTGCTTCTTGGGGCAGTGCTTTCTTGGGGAGTAATGTGGCCACTAATAGGTGGGCTCAAGGGAGAGTGGTTCCCTGCAACTTTACCAGAAAGCAGCATGAAGAGTCTAAATGGTTACAAG GTTTTCATTTCTATTGCTTTAATCCTAGGCGACGGGCTCTACAATTTTCTGAAGATACTATTTTTGATTGCTAGAGGCATTCATACCAATGTGAACGTTAGAAGCCTTAAAATAT TTTCCCATGAGCAGAAGCAGCAACAGATCGATCTTCAACGAAATGAACTATTTGTAAGAGAGAACATTCCAATTTGGGTAGCATGTGCAGGGTACAccattttttcaataatttccatCGTTGTAATCCCTCTAATGTTCCCTGAGCTGAAATGGTACTATATAGTTGTTGCTTACATCCTCGCACCCTCTCTAAGTTTCTGCAACGCTTATGGTGCTGGTCTAACTGACATGAACATGGCCTATAATTATGGAAAAGTAGCCCTCTTTGTGCTTGCTGCCATGTCCGGAAAGGAAAATGGTGTGGTTGCTGGACTTGTTGGTTGTGGACTGATTAAGTCCATTGTTTCTATCTCTTCCGATTTGATGCATGATTTTAAGACTGGTCATTTAACTCTCACTTCTCCAAGAACCATGCTTGTCAGTCAGGCAATCGGAACTGCCATTGGCTGCGTTGTAGCTCCTCTTACATTCTTTCTCTTCTATAAAGCTTTCGATGTGGGGAACCCTGATGGTGAATATAAAGCACCATATGCTCTCATTTATCGAAATATGGCAATTCTAGGTGTGCAAGGCTTCTCGGCACTACCCCACCACTGTTTGCAGCTCTGCTATGGGTTTTTTGCCTTTGCCATAGCAGCCAACTTGTTGAGAGATTTTAGCCCCAAAAACATTGGGAAATGGGTTCCACTTCCAATGGCAATGGCCGTGCCTTTCCTTGTCGGTGCTTATTTTGCTATTGATATGTGTGTGGGGAGTTTGGTCGTGTTTGCATGGCACAAGCTAAATGGCAAGAAGGCTGATTTGATGGTTCCTGCTGTTGCATCCGGCTTGATCTGCGGAGATGGCTTGTGGCTTCTTCCTTCATCTATTCTTGCTTTGTTTAAGGTTCGTCCTCCAATCTGCATGAGCTTCTTCGCATCGACGTAG